The following are encoded in a window of Deltaproteobacteria bacterium genomic DNA:
- the nudC gene encoding NAD(+) diphosphatase produces the protein MEEKRQFISGIVPPAGREGPSWWFVFQGDRLLIVPGASSGAIPFLADLGALGLRAERQHYLGRLDGSPCYAVEVAQGSAAPPGMVFQGLRQVYTVIDEDLFTLAGRALQIVEWDRTHQFCSRCGSPVKILPTERAKECPRCGLLQFPRLSPAIIVRVARGRELLLARSSHFVPGRYSVIAGFVEPGETLEQAVAREVREEVGLRIRDIRYFASQPWPFPHSLMIGFTAAYAGGEITPDPDEIEDARWFTPDSLPGLPSKMSISRRLIDSFLADQGVEQEQARGRAGP, from the coding sequence ATGGAAGAGAAGAGACAATTCATTTCCGGTATCGTCCCACCGGCGGGCCGAGAGGGGCCGTCCTGGTGGTTCGTCTTCCAGGGGGATAGGCTTCTCATTGTTCCCGGTGCCTCCTCGGGGGCGATCCCTTTTCTGGCGGATCTGGGTGCCTTGGGTTTGAGAGCGGAACGGCAACACTACCTCGGCCGCCTCGACGGCAGTCCCTGTTATGCCGTGGAAGTGGCCCAAGGGTCGGCAGCGCCGCCTGGAATGGTATTCCAGGGTCTTCGCCAGGTTTACACTGTCATCGATGAAGACCTCTTCACCCTGGCGGGCCGAGCCCTGCAGATCGTGGAATGGGACAGGACTCACCAGTTCTGCAGCAGGTGCGGTAGTCCGGTGAAGATCCTGCCCACCGAGAGGGCCAAGGAGTGTCCCCGCTGCGGTCTGCTGCAGTTCCCCCGCCTTTCACCGGCGATCATAGTCCGTGTTGCACGGGGCCGTGAACTGCTGCTTGCCAGGTCGAGTCACTTCGTACCGGGGAGGTACAGCGTGATCGCCGGCTTCGTGGAACCCGGCGAGACGCTGGAGCAGGCCGTGGCCCGTGAGGTCCGGGAAGAGGTGGGACTGAGAATCAGAGATATACGTTACTTCGCCAGCCAGCCCTGGCCCTTTCCCCATTCACTCATGATCGGGTTTACCGCGGCATATGCGGGAGGGGAGATCACCCCGGATCCTGATGAGATCGAGGACGCTCGCTGGTTCACCCCCGACAGTCTCCCCGGCCTTCCTTCCAAGATGAGTATTTCTCGCAGGCTGATCGACTCGTTCCTGGCAGACCAAGGCGTGGAGCAGGAGCAGGCCCGGGGGAGGGCGGGCCCCTGA
- a CDS encoding DUF2284 domain-containing protein, with the protein MTYEKQLEALRNHALELGADRAVIVPAGQLVIRHSVWAKCFIPGCKYYGSSIMCPPHNPLKPEVTRAIVAEYEWALLFQLDVPVGDFVGKEWRKRHVSAEIRHKKMVAELEGHAFYSGFHLAMGFAAGECSLCLPQRPCAVLTGQPCRYPLRARPAMEACGFDVFAIAKRVGWRLVPIGDSSTPEQVPCASLIGLVLVV; encoded by the coding sequence ATGACGTATGAGAAGCAACTCGAGGCCTTGAGGAACCATGCCCTGGAGCTGGGGGCCGATCGCGCCGTGATCGTTCCTGCAGGCCAGCTCGTCATCCGGCACAGTGTCTGGGCCAAGTGCTTCATCCCCGGATGCAAGTACTATGGCAGCAGTATCATGTGCCCTCCCCACAACCCCTTGAAACCGGAGGTCACCAGGGCCATCGTGGCCGAGTACGAGTGGGCCCTGCTTTTTCAACTCGATGTCCCTGTCGGCGACTTTGTGGGCAAGGAGTGGCGAAAGAGGCATGTATCGGCGGAGATCAGGCACAAGAAGATGGTGGCCGAACTGGAGGGCCACGCCTTCTACTCGGGGTTCCACCTTGCCATGGGTTTTGCGGCAGGGGAGTGCTCCCTCTGCCTTCCCCAGAGGCCCTGTGCCGTACTTACGGGCCAACCATGCCGCTACCCCCTGCGGGCTAGGCCCGCCATGGAGGCGTGCGGGTTCGACGTCTTCGCCATAGCAAAGAGGGTGGGGTGGAGACTCGTTCCCATCGGCGATTCCTCCACGCCGGAGCAGGTACCCTGCGCCAGCCTCATCGGGCTTGTCCTCGTGGTTTGA
- a CDS encoding prolyl-tRNA synthetase associated domain-containing protein — MDIYRFLSEHGIEYERQDHPPVFTCEEADRLVPPLPGAKTKNLFVRDRKGRRHFLVVVGYEKAVDLKALASLLGVNKLGFASPDRLRRYLGVDPGAVTILGLANDPAGEVEVVIDREIWNSKAFRCHPLVNTSTLVISKEGIQRFVEITGHALRILSIPGRS, encoded by the coding sequence ATGGACATATACAGGTTTCTTTCCGAGCACGGCATCGAATATGAGCGCCAGGATCATCCCCCGGTTTTTACCTGCGAGGAAGCGGACCGGCTCGTTCCACCTCTGCCCGGGGCGAAGACAAAGAACCTCTTTGTCCGCGACAGGAAAGGGCGGCGCCACTTTCTCGTGGTTGTGGGATACGAGAAGGCTGTCGATCTGAAGGCTCTTGCCTCTCTTCTCGGGGTGAACAAGTTGGGGTTCGCCTCTCCGGATCGGCTCCGTAGATACCTCGGAGTGGATCCAGGAGCCGTTACGATCCTGGGGCTTGCCAACGACCCGGCAGGAGAGGTGGAGGTGGTCATAGACAGGGAGATTTGGAACTCCAAGGCTTTTCGCTGCCATCCCCTGGTGAATACGAGCACACTGGTCATTTCGAAGGAGGGCATCCAACGTTTTGTGGAGATAACCGGGCATGCCCTTCGAATCCTCAGTATCCCCGGCAGGAGTTGA
- a CDS encoding PilZ domain-containing protein: MAQGWKEKRRYPRFRVNCPISFICFSKLRIGETSDISLGGMKIQCRYFLLPAETYDFTVVVRGRAISPRGRVVYLATQGEFGYEAGVCFVGISEEHQKHLASFLLSKGG; this comes from the coding sequence ATGGCTCAGGGCTGGAAAGAAAAGCGCAGGTATCCGCGTTTTCGAGTCAACTGCCCCATCTCTTTCATATGTTTCAGTAAGTTGAGAATCGGGGAGACAAGCGACATCAGTCTCGGCGGTATGAAAATCCAGTGCCGCTACTTTCTCCTTCCTGCCGAGACCTACGACTTCACGGTTGTCGTGCGCGGGCGTGCAATCAGTCCCCGGGGCAGAGTGGTCTACCTTGCGACTCAGGGAGAATTCGGCTATGAAGCCGGCGTCTGCTTTGTCGGCATTTCAGAGGAACACCAGAAACACCTCGCCTCGTTCCTCCTGTCCAAAGGCGGCTGA
- a CDS encoding extracellular solute-binding protein → MGRKAHKTFLVGLVVAGFLLGGALAQAGQNLVQLTVVGDSGHNQKPWEWYKKDFAEKFGVDLKIVGVPFAQVYEKEKIEFVTHTAAYDIITFYPKYLGDYAGAGYLVDLGKYAAELD, encoded by the coding sequence ATGGGACGCAAAGCTCATAAAACCTTTCTGGTCGGGTTAGTGGTAGCAGGTTTCCTTCTGGGGGGCGCCCTGGCGCAGGCGGGGCAGAATCTGGTTCAGTTGACCGTGGTCGGTGATTCCGGGCACAACCAAAAACCCTGGGAATGGTACAAAAAGGATTTCGCCGAGAAGTTCGGCGTGGACCTGAAGATCGTCGGGGTACCATTCGCCCAGGTTTACGAAAAGGAGAAGATAGAGTTTGTTACCCATACCGCGGCTTATGACATCATCACATTCTACCCGAAATACCTGGGTGACTATGCGGGAGCGGGTTATCTCGTAGACCTCGGGAAATATGCCGCGGAGCTGGAC
- the arfB gene encoding aminoacyl-tRNA hydrolase has product MIRVTADISIDPDEIQFDFIRASGPGGQNVNKVATAVQLRFDVVHSPSISEEVRYRLFRLAGGRITREGILIIDARRFRSQEQNRRDAVERLVEIIRKAAEKPRNRKRTRPTGVSRKRRLEEKRRRGGTKRMRRPVSAVED; this is encoded by the coding sequence ATGATCCGCGTCACAGCCGATATCTCCATCGACCCTGACGAGATCCAGTTCGATTTCATAAGGGCCTCGGGTCCGGGCGGGCAGAATGTCAACAAGGTCGCCACGGCCGTACAACTCCGATTCGACGTGGTTCATTCGCCCTCTATCAGCGAGGAGGTTCGGTACCGGTTGTTTCGACTGGCCGGGGGGCGGATCACTCGAGAGGGCATCCTCATCATAGACGCCAGGCGCTTCCGCAGCCAGGAACAGAACCGCCGGGACGCAGTGGAACGACTGGTCGAGATTATCCGTAAGGCCGCCGAGAAGCCGAGGAATCGCAAGAGAACCCGTCCGACCGGGGTCTCAAGAAAGCGGCGGCTGGAGGAAAAGCGCCGCCGTGGAGGGACAAAACGGATGCGGCGTCCCGTTTCGGCTGTGGAGGACTAA
- a CDS encoding divalent metal cation transporter produces the protein MRGFGTYFRKMGPAWVISAVACGPATLASVSMGGAAFGYSLLWVVVLSALLATVSQYLAAKTGILGQGGLIHLVDVHLGGFWGWTLTVDALLATWLAALVLMKALSGTTSLITGIASPLWGLPYGLFFFLFLIFGGYRKFEIFCKVLVGIVVLCFLLTVVMVRPPVGSIMRGLIPSIPAGLSSAVVMAGIMGGAVHITIIAMHTYTVNARGWTSADMGLARFDTVFSMFFAFGLYSVSIFLAAAAVLHPKGIEVNSALDVATSLAPLLGKHGEAIFLVGLWGAEVSTLSPTYLAGAYFVADKFHWGLNSKDARFGLLVLVGCAVSVLGPFLKGSFILLLVIMLALGLCGTPLVLVLVMVLLNRRRFAGERRNSPALNVLGIAAIAVTTFLAARFLLVKLGGWTP, from the coding sequence GTGAGAGGTTTCGGGACATACTTCAGAAAGATGGGACCGGCCTGGGTGATCAGTGCCGTGGCTTGTGGACCCGCCACTTTGGCGAGTGTCTCCATGGGTGGGGCGGCCTTCGGCTATTCTCTCCTCTGGGTTGTCGTCCTGAGCGCCCTCCTTGCGACTGTCTCTCAGTATCTCGCCGCCAAGACCGGCATACTGGGCCAGGGTGGGCTGATTCATCTCGTTGACGTCCACCTGGGCGGTTTTTGGGGCTGGACGCTCACCGTGGACGCCCTGCTGGCGACGTGGCTGGCGGCCCTGGTGCTGATGAAGGCCCTGTCCGGGACGACTTCCCTCATTACGGGAATCGCATCGCCCCTCTGGGGCCTTCCGTACGGCCTCTTCTTCTTCCTCTTTCTGATCTTCGGGGGTTACAGGAAGTTTGAGATCTTCTGCAAGGTCCTGGTGGGGATCGTCGTTCTCTGCTTCCTGCTCACCGTGGTCATGGTGAGACCTCCAGTGGGTTCCATCATGAGAGGGCTTATCCCCTCGATTCCGGCGGGGTTGAGTTCGGCCGTCGTCATGGCGGGGATCATGGGAGGAGCGGTCCACATCACGATCATTGCCATGCATACCTACACGGTCAATGCCAGAGGATGGACGAGCGCCGACATGGGACTTGCCCGGTTCGATACGGTCTTCTCCATGTTTTTCGCCTTCGGCCTCTATAGTGTCTCCATATTCCTCGCCGCTGCCGCCGTGCTCCATCCCAAAGGGATCGAGGTCAACTCCGCCCTCGATGTGGCCACGAGTCTGGCACCTCTCCTGGGAAAACACGGTGAAGCAATCTTCCTGGTCGGTCTGTGGGGTGCCGAGGTCTCCACCCTGTCCCCCACCTACCTTGCGGGCGCCTACTTTGTCGCGGACAAGTTCCACTGGGGGCTCAACTCGAAAGACGCCAGGTTCGGTCTCCTCGTGCTCGTCGGGTGTGCCGTAAGCGTTCTCGGCCCCTTTCTCAAGGGGAGCTTCATCCTGCTGCTCGTGATCATGCTCGCCCTGGGGCTCTGCGGTACTCCCCTGGTTCTCGTCCTCGTCATGGTCCTGCTCAACCGGAGGCGTTTCGCAGGAGAGAGGAGAAATTCCCCGGCGTTGAACGTACTGGGTATTGCTGCCATAGCCGTCACCACATTCCTTGCGGCCCGGTTCCTCCTCGTGAAACTCGGAGGCTGGACACCATGA
- a CDS encoding SpoVR family protein has translation MDPDLRRLNRFDERIQDIAREFNLDFFPQEFDVIPSQKMLEILAYRFPVNFSHWSFGRDYEREKTKYEYGFGIPYEVVLNSDPSRAYLINTNPFPVQVMVMAHVYAHNDFMKNNIYFRPTRRDILPSASEATIRFQRYEKRFGLEAVEQVVDSGFSIELNIDPDFFIREESEEEQLERLTTPPARPERHGPYEDLIAPKKPRRAPEDTYDRKTPLEPERDVLLYIINHSPKPLKEWEKDILSVIRDQSRYFMPQRRTKIMNEGWATFWHMRIMDRLFKEGLLNEEEHGFYNLYNARVLATNPRMANPYLVGLKMFEDIEDRWNKGRFGKEWEECEDPRKRDAWDLGSGLGRDKIFEVRRRFSDRFFIEEFLTEKLVDDLNLYLYEGRQEHGEIRYVITDRDWRHIKRLWVSHLSTLGTPLIMVEDGDYKGKRELFLRHAFEGIELDQEYREKTLEHVFYLWNRPVHLESVVDGREVVFSFDGSGHTLTQKR, from the coding sequence GTGGATCCTGATCTGAGACGACTCAACAGGTTCGACGAAAGAATCCAGGATATTGCCCGGGAATTCAATCTCGACTTCTTTCCCCAGGAGTTCGACGTGATTCCCTCCCAAAAGATGCTCGAGATACTCGCCTATCGGTTCCCCGTCAACTTCTCTCACTGGTCTTTCGGGCGGGATTACGAGAGGGAAAAGACCAAGTACGAATACGGGTTCGGCATACCCTATGAGGTGGTTCTCAATTCCGACCCTTCCAGGGCCTACCTGATCAACACCAACCCATTCCCGGTGCAGGTCATGGTGATGGCCCATGTTTACGCCCACAACGACTTCATGAAGAACAACATCTACTTCAGGCCCACCCGGCGGGACATCCTGCCTTCAGCCTCGGAGGCGACGATCCGCTTTCAGAGATACGAAAAACGCTTCGGCCTCGAAGCGGTCGAGCAGGTGGTCGACTCGGGTTTCAGCATCGAGTTGAACATCGATCCCGACTTCTTCATCCGGGAAGAGAGCGAGGAGGAGCAACTGGAGCGGCTTACCACCCCACCGGCCCGGCCCGAGAGGCATGGCCCATACGAGGACCTGATCGCCCCGAAAAAGCCAAGGCGTGCCCCGGAGGATACCTACGACAGGAAGACCCCCCTCGAGCCGGAACGGGACGTCCTCCTTTACATCATCAACCATTCCCCCAAACCCCTCAAGGAGTGGGAGAAAGACATCCTATCGGTTATTCGAGACCAATCCCGCTACTTCATGCCCCAGAGAAGGACCAAGATCATGAACGAGGGCTGGGCGACCTTCTGGCATATGAGAATCATGGACCGCCTCTTCAAAGAGGGCCTTCTCAACGAAGAGGAGCACGGGTTTTACAATCTGTACAACGCCAGGGTCCTCGCGACCAACCCTCGCATGGCCAACCCCTACCTGGTGGGGCTCAAGATGTTCGAGGACATCGAGGACAGGTGGAACAAGGGAAGATTCGGGAAGGAGTGGGAGGAGTGCGAAGACCCCAGGAAGCGGGATGCCTGGGACCTGGGATCGGGCCTGGGAAGGGACAAGATCTTTGAAGTGAGGCGCCGATTCAGCGACAGGTTCTTCATCGAGGAGTTCTTGACGGAAAAGCTCGTGGACGACCTCAACCTCTATCTCTATGAAGGCCGTCAGGAGCACGGGGAGATACGGTACGTGATCACGGACAGGGACTGGCGGCACATCAAGAGGCTCTGGGTCTCCCATTTGAGTACCTTGGGCACTCCCCTCATCATGGTGGAAGACGGGGACTACAAGGGCAAAAGGGAGCTCTTCCTGAGACACGCTTTCGAGGGGATCGAACTGGACCAGGAGTACAGGGAAAAGACCCTGGAGCACGTCTTCTACCTCTGGAATCGTCCGGTTCACCTGGAGTCCGTCGTGGACGGCCGGGAGGTGGTCTTTTCCTTTGACGGAAGCGGCCATACCCTGACCCAGAAGCGGTGA
- a CDS encoding MATE family efflux transporter, whose translation MFRRVENKPVPGGYREILSLSYPLILSTASMTVMHFVDRMFLSWYSERAIAAATPAGITSFTIICFFMGVSQYTTTIVAQYFGAEDHRACGTATWQGVFFSLASYMAIVLFIPLGPIIFRWGGHAAQIIDLEITYFSILMWGGGLVPLQSALAGFFTGRGDTKTTMIANMAGNAVNGVLDYGLIFGRLGLPEMGLAGAAIATVLASIVPVVILGALFLTAKNNRRFGTRRVKLESRLFGKLLKYGMPAGFQFFLDMGCFTLFVILVGRLGTVELAATNIAFSIDMLAFMPVIGVSIATSTLVGQYMGRGEPDLAEKTTYSALTLALIYMGVMALVFVLFPVQLLSIFKTRGHQAGDFAAIIGYGRYLLIMVAVYSVFDALGIAFSAGLKGAGDTRFVMWTSVIAGWTLFVPPVYLTVSVFHGGLFAAWVWATLYIIVLALVYLWRFRQGKWKTIDMIGKDRKPAAIHPIPVTVEKRVPGD comes from the coding sequence ATGTTCCGTCGTGTCGAGAACAAACCAGTTCCAGGTGGTTATCGAGAGATCCTCTCCTTGTCCTATCCCCTTATCCTGAGCACCGCCTCCATGACGGTAATGCACTTCGTGGACCGGATGTTTCTCTCCTGGTACAGCGAGAGGGCCATCGCCGCAGCCACTCCCGCCGGAATCACCTCCTTCACCATCATCTGTTTCTTCATGGGAGTGAGCCAATATACCACCACCATCGTGGCCCAGTATTTCGGTGCCGAAGACCACCGGGCATGCGGTACGGCCACATGGCAGGGCGTGTTTTTCAGCCTCGCCTCCTACATGGCGATCGTCCTCTTCATCCCCCTCGGGCCGATCATCTTCAGATGGGGAGGTCACGCGGCACAGATCATCGACTTGGAGATCACCTATTTCTCCATTCTAATGTGGGGAGGAGGCCTGGTTCCTCTACAGAGCGCCTTGGCCGGTTTCTTTACCGGGAGGGGCGACACGAAGACGACGATGATTGCCAACATGGCGGGAAACGCGGTCAACGGCGTGCTCGATTACGGTCTCATTTTCGGCAGGTTGGGGCTCCCCGAAATGGGCCTTGCCGGTGCTGCCATAGCAACGGTCCTGGCCTCTATTGTGCCCGTTGTCATCCTGGGGGCCCTCTTCTTGACCGCGAAGAACAACCGGCGCTTCGGGACCCGCCGGGTGAAGCTGGAAAGCCGGCTTTTTGGGAAACTGCTGAAGTACGGTATGCCTGCCGGATTCCAGTTTTTTCTCGATATGGGTTGCTTTACCCTCTTCGTTATTCTCGTGGGCAGGCTGGGCACGGTGGAGCTGGCCGCCACCAACATAGCTTTCAGTATCGACATGCTCGCCTTCATGCCCGTCATCGGCGTCTCCATTGCAACCTCGACCCTGGTGGGTCAATACATGGGGCGCGGGGAACCCGATCTGGCGGAGAAGACCACGTATTCGGCCCTGACGCTGGCTTTGATCTATATGGGAGTCATGGCCCTGGTCTTCGTCCTTTTCCCGGTTCAGCTGCTCTCCATCTTCAAGACCAGGGGCCACCAAGCAGGGGATTTTGCAGCCATCATCGGTTACGGACGGTACCTCCTTATCATGGTGGCCGTCTACAGTGTCTTTGATGCTCTCGGCATCGCCTTCTCCGCCGGGCTCAAGGGGGCGGGTGACACCCGCTTTGTCATGTGGACTTCGGTGATTGCGGGGTGGACCCTCTTTGTTCCTCCGGTCTATCTCACGGTGTCGGTCTTTCACGGGGGACTCTTCGCGGCCTGGGTCTGGGCGACCCTCTATATCATCGTCCTGGCTCTGGTCTATCTCTGGCGGTTTCGGCAGGGAAAGTGGAAGACCATCGATATGATCGGCAAGGACCGGAAACCCGCTGCAATACATCCCATACCGGTGACAGTGGAGAAACGCGTTCCGGGAGATTAG
- a CDS encoding aspartate/glutamate racemase family protein codes for MKTIGLIGGMSWESSIEYYRIINQTVRERLGGLHSAKSVMYSVDFAEIEALQHSGEWGRATDLMIAAARRVENGGADFIVICTNTMHRMADEVERNILVPLLHIADATAERIKALGLGRVGLLGTRFAMEEDFYKGRLMERHGLEVLVPADDDRELVHRVIYEELCRGEIKASSRDQYLRIMEHLADKGAEGIILGCTEIGLLVRDGDSVVPLFDTTRIHAVAAVEYALES; via the coding sequence ATGAAGACGATCGGTCTTATCGGAGGTATGAGTTGGGAGTCGTCGATCGAGTACTACCGGATCATAAACCAGACCGTCCGGGAGAGACTCGGCGGGCTTCATTCGGCCAAGAGTGTCATGTACTCCGTGGATTTCGCCGAGATAGAAGCTCTCCAGCACAGTGGGGAGTGGGGGAGAGCCACGGACCTTATGATTGCCGCGGCTCGGAGGGTGGAGAACGGTGGCGCCGATTTCATCGTTATCTGCACGAACACGATGCACAGGATGGCAGACGAGGTGGAGAGGAATATCCTTGTGCCCCTTCTCCATATCGCCGATGCCACTGCAGAGAGGATCAAGGCCCTCGGACTCGGCAGGGTCGGCCTTTTGGGGACCCGGTTTGCAATGGAAGAGGATTTCTACAAGGGCAGGCTCATGGAGAGGCACGGACTGGAGGTCCTTGTTCCGGCCGATGACGACAGAGAACTCGTTCACCGGGTGATCTACGAGGAACTCTGTAGAGGAGAGATAAAGGCGTCCTCAAGAGATCAGTATCTCCGGATCATGGAGCATCTGGCCGACAAGGGAGCCGAGGGCATCATTCTCGGTTGTACGGAGATCGGCCTGCTGGTTCGAGACGGTGACAGCGTTGTTCCACTTTTCGATACGACAAGGATCCATGCGGTGGCGGCGGTGGAATACGCCTTGGAGTCCTGA
- a CDS encoding aminopeptidase has protein sequence MREGTGRTGNTHRFSLRVAALIPALAPTLILLGCSTPLYLAKLGWGEAKIVLRSRPNDRVLGDPAVEESTKEKIRLVMEAKAYGEKSIGLDRTSNFSTFYQVEGPSLLYVVTASRKDRLEAYSWWFPITGRVTEKGFFGYRDALKEKERLRARGLDVYVQGAQAYSTLGWFKDPIFSTMLDQDPAMVVNVVLHEMTHATVFFKGELDFNEQLATFVGGQGSVDFTGIKFGAGSPVQRRAEGFIQDSILFARFIDALRGRLEEIYSLPIPLEAKLERREAVFLQAKKEFKEIEGRLRTDLYTGFESVPLNNASVLALGRYVAHVEGIQRVYEELGRSLKKTVSFFKELKRKGVAHPRTYMAHWLEEKRSEKSASPVGD, from the coding sequence ATGAGGGAAGGGACAGGACGAACCGGGAACACCCATAGGTTCTCCCTTAGGGTAGCTGCCCTGATTCCGGCCCTCGCACCAACCCTGATCCTCCTGGGGTGTTCGACCCCCCTCTACCTGGCCAAGCTCGGATGGGGAGAGGCGAAGATAGTCCTCCGGAGCCGGCCGAACGACCGGGTGCTCGGCGACCCGGCCGTCGAAGAATCCACCAAGGAGAAGATCAGGCTGGTCATGGAGGCGAAGGCCTATGGGGAGAAATCGATCGGACTCGACAGGACCTCGAATTTCTCAACCTTCTATCAGGTCGAGGGTCCTTCGCTCCTCTACGTGGTTACGGCCTCCAGGAAAGACCGCCTCGAGGCTTATTCGTGGTGGTTTCCCATCACGGGGAGGGTCACGGAAAAGGGCTTTTTCGGCTACCGGGACGCCCTGAAGGAGAAGGAGAGACTCAGGGCAAGAGGACTCGACGTCTATGTCCAGGGGGCCCAAGCCTACAGTACCCTCGGTTGGTTCAAGGATCCCATCTTCTCGACCATGCTCGATCAGGATCCTGCCATGGTGGTCAACGTGGTCCTCCACGAAATGACCCACGCCACGGTCTTCTTCAAGGGCGAACTCGATTTCAACGAACAACTCGCCACCTTCGTGGGAGGCCAGGGGAGCGTCGATTTCACAGGAATCAAGTTCGGGGCTGGATCGCCCGTCCAGAGGCGGGCAGAGGGGTTCATACAAGACAGCATCCTCTTCGCCCGTTTCATAGACGCCCTCCGGGGTCGGCTCGAAGAGATATACAGCCTGCCCATCCCGTTGGAGGCGAAGCTTGAGAGAAGGGAGGCCGTTTTCCTCCAGGCAAAAAAGGAATTCAAGGAGATCGAAGGGAGACTAAGAACGGATCTCTACACCGGCTTCGAATCCGTCCCCCTCAACAACGCATCGGTCCTCGCCCTGGGGCGGTATGTCGCCCACGTCGAGGGAATCCAGAGGGTCTATGAGGAACTGGGCAGATCCTTGAAGAAGACCGTCTCCTTTTTCAAGGAGCTCAAGAGAAAGGGGGTCGCCCACCCCCGGACTTATATGGCCCACTGGTTGGAGGAGAAGAGGTCGGAGAAGTCCGCCTCTCCCGTCGGGGACTGA
- a CDS encoding aminotransferase class I/II-fold pyridoxal phosphate-dependent enzyme — protein sequence MARTYKHLETKLIHAGEPEPRISGSVSMPIFQSAMFEYRGETSYHDTRYIRLNNTPNHVALHEKLAALESGEGALVAASGMAAISASLLAVLSSGDHFLAQDCLYGGTYSFFSKDLSALGISFDLIDGYDPDSWEEKLRPNTRAIYVETMTNPLLKVADLEAVVRFAKAHGLLSLIDNTFASPVNFRPLEWGFDLSLHSCTKYLNGHSDIVAGAVIGRADLIGEITHKLNHFGGSLDPHACFLLHRGLKTLAVRVRQQNENGLRLSRFLEEHPAVETVNYPGLESHPAHDRASRLFQGFSGMLSFELRGGVEAADRFIRNTKLPVVAPSLGGVETLVTRPATTSHSGLSPEERERLGISDGLVRVSVGIEALEDIIDDFESALSA from the coding sequence ATGGCCAGGACATACAAACACCTTGAAACCAAGCTCATCCACGCCGGGGAGCCTGAGCCCCGGATCAGCGGGTCTGTGAGTATGCCGATATTTCAGTCCGCCATGTTCGAGTACCGTGGTGAGACGAGCTATCACGACACCAGGTACATCCGGCTGAACAATACACCGAACCATGTTGCCCTCCACGAGAAGCTCGCCGCCCTGGAAAGCGGTGAAGGGGCCCTCGTGGCGGCCAGCGGAATGGCCGCGATATCGGCGTCTCTTCTGGCCGTTCTCTCCAGCGGGGATCACTTCCTGGCACAGGACTGCCTGTACGGCGGCACCTACAGTTTTTTTTCGAAGGATCTCTCGGCCCTGGGGATTTCGTTCGATCTTATTGACGGATACGATCCCGATTCGTGGGAGGAGAAGTTGCGGCCCAACACCCGGGCGATCTATGTCGAGACCATGACAAACCCCCTATTGAAGGTCGCCGATCTCGAGGCTGTCGTCCGATTCGCCAAGGCCCACGGCCTCCTGTCGCTCATCGACAACACCTTTGCCAGTCCGGTCAACTTCCGCCCCCTCGAATGGGGGTTCGATCTCTCCCTTCACAGTTGTACGAAATACCTCAACGGCCATTCAGACATCGTGGCCGGTGCCGTGATCGGCCGGGCGGATCTGATCGGGGAGATCACGCACAAGCTCAACCACTTCGGCGGCTCCCTCGATCCTCATGCCTGTTTTCTCCTCCACCGTGGTCTCAAGACCCTTGCGGTAAGGGTGAGGCAGCAGAACGAGAACGGGTTGAGGCTCTCACGGTTCCTGGAAGAACACCCTGCCGTTGAAACAGTCAACTATCCGGGCCTTGAGAGCCATCCCGCTCATGATCGCGCGTCCCGGTTGTTTCAGGGTTTCAGCGGCATGCTGAGTTTCGAACTGAGGGGGGGTGTCGAAGCGGCAGATCGGTTCATCCGGAACACGAAACTGCCCGTCGTGGCTCCCAGCCTGGGAGGTGTGGAGACGCTCGTCACGCGGCCGGCTACAACCTCTCATTCAGGCCTCTCCCCGGAGGAGCGGGAGCGGCTGGGGATCTCGGACGGTCTGGTGAGGGTCTCGGTCGGCATCGAGGCGTTAGAGGACATAATAGACGATTTTGAGAGTGCCCTGAGTGCCTAG